A portion of the Actomonas aquatica genome contains these proteins:
- a CDS encoding WD40/YVTN/BNR-like repeat-containing protein, with translation MPDIRGGLRLLLALVALCAATVGFAAPTGPLLLDATFAGESIVTVGERGLIRRSTDGGKTWITSDPVVPYTLCAVSFADARNGWAAGHGAVVLRTTDGGLSWQHQYTGPDPESPFLDLLALDGGHLIAIGAFGSYFVSHDAGATWEQEWILDEDMHLNRITRMADGTLFIAGEMGALLRSSDNGVTWDTLDTGEDGSLYGVMELSDHTLLAYGLRGRVYRSTDRGDSWTAVKTPGTGLLMTGIELGAARTIILAGQARTWWMSRDGGRTFTAPTDRTPSIAEVLLTPAGQLLTFGENGVNPAP, from the coding sequence ATGCCCGACATCCGCGGCGGCCTGCGCCTGCTCCTGGCGCTGGTCGCCCTCTGCGCCGCAACCGTCGGGTTCGCGGCCCCCACCGGCCCCCTCCTGCTCGACGCCACCTTCGCCGGCGAGTCCATCGTGACCGTCGGTGAACGCGGGCTCATCCGCCGCTCCACCGATGGCGGCAAAACCTGGATCACCTCCGATCCCGTCGTGCCCTACACGCTCTGCGCCGTGAGTTTTGCCGACGCCCGCAACGGCTGGGCGGCCGGCCACGGCGCGGTCGTGCTGCGCACCACCGATGGTGGGCTGTCATGGCAACACCAATACACCGGGCCCGACCCCGAGTCGCCCTTCCTCGACCTGCTCGCCCTCGACGGCGGCCACCTCATCGCCATCGGCGCCTTCGGCTCCTACTTTGTCAGTCATGACGCAGGAGCCACCTGGGAGCAGGAATGGATCCTGGATGAGGACATGCACCTCAACCGCATCACCCGCATGGCCGACGGCACCCTCTTCATCGCCGGTGAAATGGGCGCGCTCCTCCGTTCCAGCGACAACGGCGTCACCTGGGACACACTCGACACCGGCGAAGACGGTTCGCTCTACGGCGTGATGGAGCTCTCCGACCACACCCTGCTCGCCTACGGTCTGCGCGGCCGCGTCTATCGCAGCACCGACCGCGGCGACAGCTGGACCGCGGTGAAAACGCCCGGCACCGGCCTGCTCATGACCGGCATCGAACTCGGCGCCGCCCGCACCATCATCCTCGCCGGCCAAGCCCGCACCTGGTGGATGAGCCGCGACGGCGGCCGCACCTTCACGGCCCCCACCGATCGCACGCCCAGCATCGCCGAGGTCCTCCTCACCCCCGCCGGCCAACTCCTCACCTTCGGCGAGAACGGCGTCAACCCAGCTCCGTAA
- a CDS encoding glycosyltransferase family 39 protein, which translates to MALLCLLVLLLGAGLPLAPRLADTPWRRAALTPFAGLLVLFLIGALLHGLRLPATWWPLVGLLATGGLWAGRREVKSWIQDPATRTLLAHWALWALWLLGCLALIRHYSGGDWTNDWIGHYHRAQHILHQSPTDAAFFAADPFPSRPPLLNTITALVLGTVGDTFAHYQVVMTLLGSLAFFPARLLVRELCTGTTEDRAARWLLVLLMASPALMQNATFPWTKLGTAAWVLLAAVLTWRGLRHQHARDLQLAGAAAAGAVVSHYSAAIYLVVALATLAWIARRPEPRRLLLRALPWSAALFAVVMGTWLLWSVGRYGWTTTFASNSTVSFAAEGDALRAFAINLLRTVVPAPFLPPFDPSYVPPANVMADWRDHRFHFYQETLPGMLGLTGLVVLVLSRAVWWPRLGAVVRQLGLPILAVVLLGIAAHTAPAAWGVAHICLLTLPLAFVAGAAVLLAKLPSPRRVVLAAALFFDLAAGIGLQLFIENARITPGILAYGNGEPLLHAYGQTLWLNAAMQIRAGYTLLGEQLPGFAWAPLTLGLVALFITTFRRALRA; encoded by the coding sequence ATGGCTCTGCTCTGCCTGCTTGTTCTGCTCCTCGGGGCCGGTCTGCCCTTGGCTCCGCGCCTCGCCGATACGCCTTGGCGGCGCGCGGCCCTCACGCCGTTTGCCGGGTTGTTGGTGCTGTTTCTGATCGGCGCGCTGCTGCACGGTCTGCGTCTGCCTGCGACCTGGTGGCCGCTGGTCGGTCTGCTCGCCACCGGCGGACTCTGGGCGGGCCGCCGTGAAGTGAAATCGTGGATACAGGATCCTGCCACGCGCACCTTGCTCGCCCACTGGGCGTTGTGGGCCCTGTGGTTGCTCGGCTGCCTCGCGCTCATTCGCCACTACTCCGGCGGCGATTGGACCAATGACTGGATCGGCCACTACCACCGCGCCCAACACATCCTGCACCAGAGCCCGACCGATGCCGCGTTCTTCGCCGCCGATCCCTTTCCCTCGCGTCCGCCCCTGCTCAACACGATCACCGCCCTCGTGCTCGGCACCGTCGGCGACACCTTTGCCCACTATCAAGTGGTGATGACGCTGCTGGGTTCACTCGCCTTCTTTCCTGCCCGCCTGCTCGTGCGCGAGCTCTGCACCGGCACCACCGAAGACCGTGCCGCCCGTTGGTTGCTGGTGCTGCTCATGGCGTCGCCCGCGCTCATGCAGAACGCGACCTTCCCGTGGACCAAGCTAGGCACCGCCGCGTGGGTGCTGCTCGCCGCCGTGTTGACCTGGCGAGGTCTGCGCCACCAACACGCCCGCGACCTGCAGCTCGCCGGGGCCGCCGCCGCCGGGGCCGTCGTGAGTCACTATTCCGCCGCGATCTACTTGGTGGTCGCGTTGGCGACGCTCGCGTGGATCGCGCGGCGGCCCGAGCCCCGTCGCCTGCTCCTGCGCGCGCTGCCGTGGAGCGCCGCCTTGTTTGCGGTCGTGATGGGCACCTGGCTGCTCTGGTCGGTCGGTCGCTATGGCTGGACCACCACTTTTGCCTCCAACTCCACCGTAAGTTTCGCCGCCGAAGGTGACGCCCTGCGCGCCTTTGCGATCAACCTGCTGCGCACCGTGGTGCCTGCGCCCTTCTTGCCGCCGTTTGATCCGAGCTACGTGCCGCCCGCCAACGTGATGGCCGATTGGCGCGACCATCGCTTCCATTTTTATCAGGAAACGCTGCCGGGCATGCTCGGCCTCACCGGCCTCGTGGTGCTGGTGCTCTCGCGCGCGGTTTGGTGGCCTCGACTCGGGGCCGTCGTCCGCCAACTCGGTCTGCCCATCCTCGCCGTCGTGCTACTCGGCATCGCGGCCCACACCGCGCCCGCGGCCTGGGGCGTCGCCCACATCTGCCTGCTCACGCTGCCCCTCGCCTTCGTCGCGGGCGCCGCGGTGCTCCTGGCCAAACTGCCGTCACCGCGCCGCGTGGTGCTCGCCGCGGCCCTCTTTTTCGATCTGGCCGCAGGTATCGGTCTGCAGCTCTTCATCGAGAACGCACGCATCACGCCGGGCATCCTCGCCTACGGCAACGGAGAACCCCTCCTCCACGCCTACGGCCAGACGCTCTGGCTCAACGCCGCCATGCAGATCCGCGCCGGCTACACCTTGTTGGGCGAACAACTGCCCGGCTTCGCTTGGGCCCCGCTGACGCTCGGCCTAGTCGCCTTGTTCATCACCACCTTCCGCCGCGCCCTCCGTGCCTAA
- a CDS encoding DUF1329 domain-containing protein, which yields MKSLLHLTGSLLLTATFACAEISDTDLARLGNDLTPLGGEKAGNADGSIPAWTGGITTPPAGFQVGDHHPDPFADDQPLVTITRANLAQYRDQLTAGHVALIEAYDDYKLVVYPTHRSASVPQRIYDATKEFAPTARLVNDGAGIEGAIRGIPFPVPQNGHEVLWNHLTRYRGDAAIRYIGQAAPQRNGSYTMVEFEDEFWFNYARTDIGPDELNNTLVYFKQAVLAPARLAGTILLAHETLDQVIEPRRAWVYNAGQRRVRRAPQVAYDNPGTAADGMRTSDQFDMFNGAPDRYDWKLVGKREMIVPYNSYKLHSDQVSPDEILQPLHINQDLARYEKHRVWVVDATLKDGTSHLYSRRTFYIDEDSWQILAADQYDSRGELWRVSEAHCINYYDVPVFWSTLEVHTDLVAGRYLAIGLDNDQQMYDFSIQRGERDYSPNALRRDGIK from the coding sequence ATGAAATCTCTTCTTCACCTCACGGGTAGCCTCCTCCTCACCGCCACCTTTGCCTGCGCCGAGATCAGCGACACCGATCTCGCCCGCCTCGGCAACGACCTCACCCCGCTCGGCGGTGAAAAGGCTGGCAACGCCGATGGCTCCATCCCGGCCTGGACCGGCGGCATCACGACGCCTCCCGCCGGCTTCCAAGTCGGTGACCACCATCCCGATCCCTTCGCCGATGACCAACCGCTGGTCACGATCACCCGCGCCAACCTCGCCCAGTATCGCGACCAGCTCACCGCCGGTCACGTCGCCCTGATCGAGGCCTACGACGACTACAAACTCGTCGTCTATCCCACCCACCGCAGCGCCTCGGTGCCCCAGCGCATCTACGACGCCACCAAGGAATTCGCCCCCACCGCCCGCCTCGTCAACGACGGCGCCGGCATCGAGGGCGCCATCCGCGGCATCCCCTTCCCCGTTCCGCAAAACGGCCACGAGGTCCTCTGGAACCACCTCACCCGCTACCGCGGTGACGCCGCCATCCGCTACATCGGCCAGGCCGCCCCGCAGCGCAACGGCAGCTACACCATGGTCGAGTTTGAGGACGAGTTCTGGTTCAACTACGCCCGCACCGACATCGGTCCGGACGAGCTGAACAACACCCTCGTTTACTTCAAACAAGCCGTGCTCGCTCCCGCCCGTCTCGCCGGCACCATCCTGCTCGCCCACGAGACCCTCGACCAAGTCATCGAGCCGCGTCGCGCCTGGGTTTACAACGCCGGCCAGCGCCGCGTCCGCCGCGCCCCGCAGGTTGCCTACGACAACCCCGGCACCGCCGCCGACGGCATGCGCACCTCCGACCAGTTCGACATGTTCAACGGCGCGCCCGACCGCTACGACTGGAAGCTCGTCGGCAAGCGCGAGATGATCGTGCCCTACAACAGCTACAAGCTGCACAGCGATCAGGTTTCGCCCGACGAGATCCTGCAACCCCTGCACATCAACCAGGACCTCGCCCGCTACGAAAAGCACCGCGTCTGGGTCGTGGATGCCACCCTCAAGGACGGCACCTCCCACCTCTACTCGCGCCGCACCTTCTACATCGACGAAGACTCCTGGCAGATCCTCGCCGCCGACCAATACGACTCCCGCGGCGAACTCTGGCGCGTCTCCGAAGCCCACTGCATCAACTACTACGACGTGCCCGTTTTCTGGAGCACCCTCGAAGTCCACACCGACCTCGTGGCCGGTCGTTACCTCGCCATCGGCTTGGACAACGACCAGCAGATGTATGACTTCAGCATCCAACGCGGTGAGCGAGACTACTCGCCCAACGCCCTGCGCCGCGACGGTATCAAGTGA
- a CDS encoding efflux RND transporter permease subunit: protein MKDRITAALENFVFGNRAKLVVVFALLTALMAWFTSRTHVDASFKKSLPLDHPYIDTFTQYESDFGGANQIVIALMARNGDMFTPEFFAALREATDAVFFLPGVDRAQVQSLFTPNVRYVEVVDGGFAGGNVIPADFTPTPANFAKVKENIIKSGKLGQLVANDFSGAIISAQLLEVDPTTGERIDYIEVADALEKNIRGQFSGWAVDVRLGVHIIGFAKVIGDISDGAQNVLFFFAVAFVITGLLILFYSQSLKLTAFTLGCAFIAVLWQLGTLNALGFGLDPYSILVPFLIFAIGVSHGVQMMRAYRAEAFAGRNSVEAARAAFRQLLVPGGVALLTDTLGFVTMLIIKIEVIRELAITASLGVAVILITNLFLLPILLSYVKLPNHYREKIAGRRTRTDAAWKKVCIVMRPGVSATILLVCVGLGWWAFGQSQKVRIGDTQAGVPELRQTSRYNEDSRTITDKFSIGVDILKVIAEGGPNACVDYDVVTLMDQFQGHMSTVPGVQSIISLTSVAKTVNAGWNEGSLKWRILPSHPAALAQVVSPIETSTGLLNADGSVMPILIFLTDHRAETLTRVTDEVKAFAAANPSEKVKFRLASGNAGVMAATNEVVAAAQYPIVFWVFGAVITLCLITFRSVRAMLCIVLPLLLVSYLGYALMVALQIGLKTSTLPVVALGVGIGVDYGIYIFSRFMICRREGMAFEDAMFEAFTRTGSAVVFTGLTLAIGVSTWIFSELKFQADMGVLLTFMFLVNMIAAIVILPALARWLFGSRRVKTLD, encoded by the coding sequence ATGAAGGATCGCATCACCGCCGCCTTGGAAAATTTCGTGTTTGGTAACCGCGCCAAACTCGTCGTGGTGTTCGCCCTCCTCACGGCGTTGATGGCGTGGTTCACCTCGCGCACGCACGTCGACGCGAGCTTCAAGAAGTCGCTGCCGCTCGACCACCCCTACATCGATACCTTCACCCAATACGAATCGGACTTCGGTGGCGCCAACCAGATCGTCATCGCGCTTATGGCGCGCAACGGCGACATGTTCACCCCCGAGTTCTTCGCCGCCCTGCGCGAAGCCACCGACGCCGTCTTCTTCCTGCCCGGCGTCGACCGCGCGCAGGTGCAGTCCCTCTTCACGCCCAACGTGCGTTACGTCGAGGTCGTCGACGGCGGTTTCGCCGGCGGCAACGTCATCCCCGCCGACTTCACCCCCACCCCGGCCAACTTCGCCAAGGTGAAGGAGAACATCATCAAGTCCGGCAAACTCGGCCAACTCGTCGCCAACGACTTTTCCGGCGCCATCATCAGCGCCCAACTCCTCGAGGTCGATCCCACCACCGGCGAGCGCATCGACTACATCGAGGTGGCCGACGCGTTAGAGAAAAACATCCGCGGCCAATTCTCCGGCTGGGCCGTCGATGTGCGCCTCGGCGTGCACATCATCGGCTTCGCCAAGGTCATCGGCGACATCTCCGACGGCGCCCAGAACGTGCTCTTTTTCTTCGCCGTCGCCTTCGTCATCACCGGCCTGCTCATCCTCTTCTATTCGCAGTCGCTCAAACTCACCGCCTTCACCCTCGGCTGCGCCTTCATCGCGGTCCTCTGGCAACTCGGCACGCTCAACGCGCTCGGCTTCGGCCTCGATCCCTACTCGATCCTCGTGCCCTTCCTCATCTTCGCCATCGGGGTGAGTCACGGCGTGCAGATGATGCGCGCCTACCGCGCCGAGGCCTTTGCCGGTCGCAACAGTGTCGAGGCCGCGCGCGCCGCCTTCCGCCAATTGCTCGTGCCCGGCGGTGTTGCCCTGCTCACCGACACGCTCGGCTTCGTCACGATGCTCATCATCAAGATCGAGGTCATCCGCGAACTCGCCATCACCGCTTCGCTCGGCGTCGCCGTCATTCTCATCACCAACCTCTTCCTGCTCCCGATTCTGCTCTCCTACGTGAAGCTGCCGAATCACTACCGTGAGAAGATCGCCGGTCGCCGCACCCGCACCGACGCCGCTTGGAAGAAGGTCTGCATCGTCATGCGCCCCGGCGTTTCCGCCACCATCCTGCTCGTGTGCGTCGGCCTCGGTTGGTGGGCCTTCGGCCAATCCCAAAAGGTGCGCATCGGCGACACCCAGGCGGGCGTGCCGGAGCTGCGCCAGACCTCCCGCTACAACGAGGACAGCCGCACCATCACCGACAAGTTTTCCATCGGCGTGGACATCCTCAAAGTCATCGCCGAGGGCGGCCCCAATGCCTGTGTCGACTACGACGTCGTCACCCTCATGGACCAATTCCAAGGCCACATGAGCACCGTGCCCGGCGTGCAGTCCATCATCAGCCTCACCTCCGTCGCCAAGACCGTGAACGCCGGCTGGAACGAGGGCTCCCTCAAGTGGCGCATCCTGCCTTCCCACCCCGCCGCTCTCGCGCAAGTCGTGTCGCCCATCGAGACCTCCACCGGCTTGCTCAACGCCGACGGCAGCGTGATGCCCATCCTCATTTTCCTCACCGACCACCGCGCCGAAACGCTCACCCGCGTGACCGATGAAGTGAAGGCGTTCGCCGCCGCCAATCCGTCCGAGAAAGTGAAGTTCCGCCTCGCCAGCGGCAACGCCGGCGTGATGGCCGCGACCAACGAAGTCGTCGCCGCCGCCCAATACCCGATCGTCTTCTGGGTCTTTGGCGCCGTCATCACCCTGTGCCTGATCACCTTCCGCTCCGTGCGCGCCATGCTCTGCATCGTGCTGCCGCTGCTGCTGGTCAGTTACCTCGGCTACGCGCTCATGGTTGCGCTGCAGATCGGCCTCAAAACCTCCACCCTGCCTGTCGTCGCGCTCGGCGTCGGCATCGGCGTCGACTACGGCATCTACATTTTCTCCCGCTTCATGATCTGCCGCCGCGAAGGCATGGCGTTCGAAGACGCCATGTTTGAAGCCTTCACCCGCACCGGCAGTGCGGTGGTGTTCACCGGCCTCACCCTCGCCATCGGCGTGAGCACCTGGATCTTCTCCGAACTCAAATTCCAGGCCGACATGGGCGTGCTGCTTACCTTCATGTTCCTCGTCAACATGATCGCGGCCATCGTCATCCTGCCCGCGCTCGCTCGCTGGCTCTTCGGCAGCCGACGCGTAAAGACCCTCGACTAG